From Polynucleobacter difficilis, a single genomic window includes:
- a CDS encoding cell division protein FtsQ/DivIB, whose amino-acid sequence MSNLAKRSFSLVLGISTPLLNNPARMAEVSRWLMRLFFLLATIAGLMWLSQRPVFALRQMQVEPIPGQVVKHVNLSQVKNQVLEQVQGNFFTVRLENIKEAFEDLPWVRHASVRRVWPNSLAVSIEEQKPFAIWGSRSEQKFMNGFGELFSGSLSQVEDPSLLIEVSGPNDSSKEVMQLYQKASRWFAPWNVEVVSVNLSDRYSWSVKLSNGIRVEFGRDEEAQGKALTEERVARLIEYWPKAQERLTGRVDAIDLRYGNGFAVHLASATNKKSELDEKKSGAQR is encoded by the coding sequence GCCCTTGCTGAACAATCCCGCACGCATGGCTGAAGTGAGTCGTTGGTTAATGCGCCTCTTTTTTCTACTGGCGACGATAGCGGGATTAATGTGGCTAAGCCAGCGACCTGTTTTTGCCTTACGCCAAATGCAAGTTGAGCCCATACCAGGGCAGGTCGTCAAGCACGTCAATTTATCTCAAGTAAAAAATCAAGTACTCGAACAAGTCCAGGGGAACTTTTTTACAGTACGTCTAGAAAATATTAAGGAAGCGTTTGAAGATTTGCCGTGGGTAAGGCATGCGAGTGTTCGGCGGGTATGGCCGAATAGCCTAGCAGTTAGCATTGAAGAGCAAAAACCATTTGCTATTTGGGGTAGTCGTAGTGAACAAAAGTTTATGAATGGGTTTGGTGAACTGTTTAGCGGCAGCCTTTCTCAGGTAGAAGATCCGTCGCTTTTAATTGAAGTATCCGGACCGAATGACTCCAGCAAAGAGGTCATGCAGCTCTATCAAAAAGCGAGCCGCTGGTTTGCGCCATGGAATGTTGAAGTGGTTAGCGTTAATTTGTCGGATCGGTATTCGTGGAGCGTTAAGTTATCCAATGGCATCCGAGTGGAATTTGGCCGCGATGAGGAAGCGCAAGGCAAAGCCTTAACGGAAGAGCGTGTCGCTCGTTTAATTGAATATTGGCCAAAGGCGCAAGAGCGCCTGACGGGCCGTGTTGATGCAATTGATTTGCGGTACGGCAATGGATTTGCAGTACACCTTGCTAGTGCGACGAATAAAAAGTCAGAGCTAGATGAAAAAAAAAGTGGAGCACAACGGTGA